In one window of Podospora pseudopauciseta strain CBS 411.78 chromosome 2 map unlocalized CBS411.78m_2.2, whole genome shotgun sequence DNA:
- a CDS encoding uncharacterized protein (EggNog:ENOG503NZNJ) has translation MATVSRQPFAPLDHTRLKTLTSLKNRQNALSNSPAKRKASEVVDADDSENVDPVLFSKRSKGAGADGTGFVKPLFKPSNFVMTKAASTSNPHGAASLPPSKLSSSSKPRTFLQPKSPASRLSTTGTPSPLTAPAGRSPTRGPKRIGILSKRRHTQRIDPPSFGLGAGSSVPFSLDAALKGSIPAYSGSLRTSAAPVPAAAPASSDSFLLSTGGMQSSWFFDIHEDTPEQEMTNLLQHGTCTLDISSDEESERRQSRDRAEGRDKENIPPADDISQTSARQAARVGDVDDMIIEKQRGALVEMNAADYYAEGCTKDSVVLVPWDEEEAETVVGDNDQYQHQHQHQHHVLPEQGEQQSYGGEQRQKRTTIADVESINVDDIMGNNDGTSLKAAVLGPMEGTGESFELWESTSAKEEGDAPASPLPMADESHENRVVEVECVA, from the exons ATGGCGACTGTTAGCCGTCAGCCGTTTGCTCCTCTTGACCACACGCGGTTAAAGACACTGACGAGCCTCAAGAACCGACAGAATG ccctctccaactccccagcTAAGCGCAAGGCTTCCGAGGTGGTGGACGCCGACGACTCTGAAAATGTCGACCCAGTGCTCTTCTCCAAGCGGTCAAAAGGAGCCGGCGCTGATGGAACTGGGTTCGTGAAGCCCTTATTCAAGCCTTCCAATTTTGTCATGACCAAGGCGgcttccacctccaacccccacgGCGCTGCCAGTCTTCCCCCAAGCAagctctcctcttcctccaagcCGCGCACCTTTCTTCAGCCAAAATCACCAGCTTCCCGTCTCAGCACTACCGGCACGCCCAGTCCCCTAACCGCCCCAGCTGGCCGTTCCCCAACCCGCGGCCCCAAGCGGATTGGCATTCTCTCTAAGCGCCGCCATACGCAGCGGATTGATCCCCCATCCTTTGGCCTCGGCGCCGGCTCCTCAGTTCCCTTTTCGCTCGATGCCGCCCTCAAGGGCTCCATCCCAGCCTACTCTGGCTCTCTGCGGACCTCTGCCGCGCCCGTCCccgctgctgcccctgcCTCTTCGGACTCCTTCCTGCTGTCCACGGGCGGCATGCAATCCTCCTGGTTCTTTGACATCCACGAAGACACGCCGGAACAAGAGATGACGAACCTTCTTCAGCACGGCACCTGCACCCTTGACATTAGCAGCGACGAGGAGTCTGAGCGACGCCAGAGTCGCGACCGAGCCGAGGGCAGAGACAAGGAGAACATTCCCCCTGCCGACGATATCTCCCAGACCTCTGCTCGACAGGCCGCCAGAGTGGGCGACGTCGATGACATGATCATTGAGAAGCAGAGGGGTGCTCTTGTTGAAATGAATGCCGCCGACTACTATGCCGAAGGATGCACCAAGGACAGCGTGGTGCTCGTCCCctgggatgaagaagaagctgagaCGGTCGTTGGGGACAACGATCAgtaccagcaccagcaccagcaccagcaccacgtCCTGCCAGAACAGGGCGAGCAACAATCGTATGGCGGAGAGCAGCGGCAGAAACGGACGACAATTGCCGATGTGGAGTCTATAAACGTCGACGACATCATGGGCAACAACGACGGAACTTCCCTCAAAGCGGCGGTGCTGGGGCCTATGGAGGGAACGGGGGAGAGCTTTGAGCTGTGGGAGAGCACCTcagccaaagaagaaggtgatgctcctgcttctcctcTGCCCATGGCTGACGAGAGCCATGAAAATCGAGTAGTCGAAGTTGAGTGTGTGGCCTAG
- the CDC8 gene encoding Thymidylate kinase (COG:F; BUSCO:EOG09261F9G; EggNog:ENOG503P2YY), giving the protein MSQQLPAGTRQAICYCTSRLPSLPSFQMLLRSSGFGPFRHKPTSPHLTDERHLYLSSCPFTMTSANDGNTKPTRGALIVLEGLDRSGKTTQVKLLEQRFVELGKSVKVMRFPDRTTPIGQMINSYLTSQTTMSDHVIHLLFSANRWEAASLITSLLSHGTTVICDRYYYSGIVYSAAKHNPLLPLSWARSPEVGLPRPDLVLFLDLDEQEAKKRGGWGGEVYEKAEMQRRVRELFWGLSLGKIVGAPHSALECAPGEGAGTKGGEEEEVAVGPPSAQTPDISGGVEHRFRQEEEDLHVVDASASVEEVAEGVWKVVRDRVEAVERGEVGKVVRRVS; this is encoded by the exons ATGTCGCAGCAGCTGCCAGCTGGCACCCGTCAAGCCATCTGCTACTGcacttccaggttgccaAGCCTTCCAAGCTTCCAGATGCTCCTCAGAAGCTCTGGCTTTGGGCCTTTCCGTCATAAGCcgacctcacctcacctcacgGACGAACGACATTTGTATCTGTCCTCGTGTCCATTCACAATGACATCAGCAAACGATGGCaacaccaaacccacccGGGGCGCCCTTATCGTCCTGGAAGGCCTCGACCGGTCAGGCAAGACAACCCAGGTCAAGCTTTTGGAGCAGCGGTTTGTTGAACTGGGCAAATCCGTAAAAGTGATGCGGTTTCCCG ACCGCACAACCCCGATTGGCCAGATGATTAACTCATATCTGACTTCCCAAACAACCATGTCGGACCACGTGATTCACCTGCTCTTCTCGGCCAACCGCTGGGAAGCCGCGTCGCTCATCACCTCGTTGCTGTCGCATGGCACGACAGTCATTTGCGACCGCTACTACTACAGCGGCATCGTCTACTCGGCCGCCAAACACAACCCCCTTTTACCGCTCTCGTGGGCTCGCTCGCCAGAGGTCGGGCTCCCCAGACCAGATTTGGTTTTGTTCCTGGACCTGGACGAGCaagaggccaagaagaggggaggctggggaggtgaggtgtaCGAGAAGGCCGAGATGCAGAGGAGGGTGAGAGAGTTGTTTTGGGGTTTGAGCTTGGGAAAGATCGTGGGGGCGCCGCATTCTGCTCTGGAGTGTGCCCCTGGTGAAGGTGCAGGCAccaaaggaggagaagaggaggaagttgcTGTCGGTCCACCCAGCGCACAAACACCGGATATCAGTGGAGGGGTCGAGCACCGGTTCagacaagaggaggaggacttgCATGTGGTAGATGCCAGTGCgagtgtggaggaggttgccgaAGGCGTGTGGAAGGTGGTCAGGGACAGagtggaggcggtggaacGGGGCGAGGTCGGGAAGGTGGTGCGAAGAGTGTCATGA
- a CDS encoding uncharacterized protein (EggNog:ENOG503NVRA; COG:H), whose product MFGYPLKYQSLGSRVHEKKTRRAGGPESANPDSTACAIGLPLYPLSPPSTKQTNEFPHFSFQRRHISAHSESSIVSAHSVMVQFASPSRSQSPSGASSAGEPRRTKKSKGKDGSSSKKKRPSAADDQDGDDTKASGNGTSVRQNAERRSSMSKPARDFRDQPEPTPKKKKRKTSTSSAAVPEPAIAPTPEEAGETLTRSPSPLIDFDGLSRPSRGTRERLDESPEQKELRMEKMKGAVRTLLECIGEDPDREGLLATPERYAKAMLFFTKGYQENVRDIVNGAIFQEGHNEMVIVKDIEVFSMCEHHLVPFNGKMHIGYIPSNAVIGISKLPRIAELFARRLQIQERLTKEVAHAIMEVLKPQGVAVVMESSHLCMVMRGVEKTTTSTITSCVLGCFERKEKTRNEFLSLIGVNRR is encoded by the coding sequence ATGTTCGGGTATCCACTGAAATATCAAAGTTTGGGATCCAGGGTccatgaaaaaaaaactcgCCGAGCAGGAGGACCGGAGTCTGCCAATCCTGACTCGACCGCTTGCGCCATCGGCCTGCCATTGTATCCTCTGTCTCCCCCTTCtaccaaacaaacaaacgAGTTCCCCCATTTTTCCTTTCAACGGCGACACATTTCCGCCCACTCCGAATCATCCATCGTGTCTGCGCATTCCGTCATGGTTCAGTTCGCATCGCCCTCTCGCAGCCAGAGCCCCTCGGGTGCCTCGTCCGCTGGCGAACCCCGGCGCACTAAAAAGTCCAAGGGCAAggatggcagcagcagcaagaagaagcgccCCAGCGCCGCCGACGAccaagatggagatgacACCAAGGCCAGCGGCAACGGCACCAGCGTCCGTCAGAACGCCGAGAGACGTTCCAGCATGAGCAAGCCAGCCCGCGACTTCCGGGACCAGCCCGAACCCacgccaaagaagaagaagagaaagacgTCGACCTCGTCGGCGGCCGTCCCTGAGCCCGCCATCGCTCCGACACCGGAAGAGGCTGGCGAGACGTTGACCCGCTCGCCGAGCCCCCTCATCGACTTTGACGGCCTCTCCCGCCCCAGCCGCGGCACTCGGGAGAGGTTAGACGAGTCCCCCGAGCAGAAGGAGCTGCGCATGGAGAAGATGAAGGGCGCCGTCCGCACCCTCCTCGAGTGCATCGGCGAGGATCCCGACAGGGAGGGTCTCCTAGCTACGCCCGAGCGCTACGCCAAAGCCATGCTCTTCTTCACAAAGGGCTACCAGGAAAACGTGCGAGACATTGTCAACGGCGCCATCTTCCAGGAAGGCCACAACGAGATGGTCATCGTCAAGGACATTGAGGTGTTCAGCATGTGCGAGCACCACCTGGTGCCCTTCAACGGCAAGATGCACATTGGCTACATCCCGTCCAACGCCGTCATTGGCATCTCGAAGCTGCCGCGCATCGCCGAGCTGTTTGCCCGCCGACTGCAGATCCAGGAGCGCCTGACCAAGGAGGTGGCGCACGCCATCATGGAGGTGCTCAAACCCCAGGGTGTGGCCGTGGTGATGGAGTCGAGCCATCTGTGCATGGTcatgaggggggtggaaaagacgacgacgagcaccatcaccagctgCGTCCTGGGGTGCTTTgaaaggaaggagaagacgaGAAACGAGTTTCTGAGTCTGATTGGCGTCAACCGCCGGTAA
- a CDS encoding uncharacterized protein (BUSCO:EOG09264VRO; COG:J; EggNog:ENOG503P2XI) yields MNSTPNKKRTADGASVQSPALKRRKASTMSISSIPGSAHPLRQTSFPPPDDLAGARSPSVDFDAMSHVSGSQVSMSVTGPPKKKRGRKSKADKARERTPSVVGGTAKSTAGPGGSVVSGAGGKSTAPGAAGGAGEDGDGDEDGDTEVAATGAALTKEQKEEEHRQRGMLIGAFNDEQFDRFENWRAANLSKAAVRRLVNATISQSVAENVVIGMRAVAKVFIGDIIESARRVQGEWIDKTGEKQTDLPTPPATAVPSPAATGEGSGVPHSGQLGLADNTASNTAAPVEGRRGPLRPEHIREAMRRYKTGLEGGGVGMQQIWHQQQQSGVERFPTRTGGRKIFR; encoded by the exons ATGAACAGCACTCCCAACAAAAAGCGCACCGCCGATGGCGCCAGCGTCCAGTCGCCTGCTCTCAAGCGACGCAAAGCCTCCACCATGTCCATCTCGTCCATTCCCGGATCTGCCCATCCGCTTCGCCAAACCTCATTCCCCCCGCCAGACGACCTTGCTGGTGCGCGATCCCCTTCGGTCGATTTTGACGCCATGAGCCACGTTTCGGGCAGTCAAGTCAGCATGAGCGTCACCGGCccccccaagaagaagcgcgGCCGCAAGTCAAAGGCTGATAAGGCACGCGAACGAACTCCCTCGGTAGTTGGCGGAACCGCCAAATCAACTGCTGGCCCTGGCGGCAGTGTGGTGTCCGGTGCCGGCGGAAAGAGCACTGCACCCGGCGCCGCGGGGGGTGCAGGTGAGGACGGAGACGGCGACGAGGATGGGGACACAGAGGTGGCCGCTACTGGCGCTGCCCTGACCAAAGaacaaaaggaggaggaacataGACAGAGGGGTATGTTGATCGGCGCCTTCAACGACGAACAATTTGACAGATTCGAAAATTGGCGAGCCGCCAACTTGAGTAAGGCTGCCGTGAGGAGA CTTGTTAATGCTACCATCTCGCAGTCCGTAGCAGAGAACGTTGTGATTGGCATGCGTGCTGTGGCCAAGGTCTTTATCGGCGACATCATCGAGAGTGCCCGTAGGGTGCAAGGGGAGTGGATTGACAAGACGGGGGAGAAGCAGACGGATCTACCCACGCCGCCTGCCACGGCTGTTCCATCACCAGCCGCTACCGGAGAAGGCAGCGGTGTGCCTCATTCTGGACAGCTGGGGCTTGCCGACAACACGGCCAGCAACACAGCCGCACCTGTCGAGGGGAGGCGTGGTCCGCTAAGACCAGAGCACATCAGGGAAGCCATGCGTCGCTACAAGACAGGCTTGGAAGGCGGCGGAGTGGGTATGCAGCAGATTTGgcatcagcaacagcaaagcGGCGTTGAACGATTTCCCACGAGGACAGGAGGGAGGAAGATATTTCGTTAG
- a CDS encoding uncharacterized protein (EggNog:ENOG503PQQE) yields the protein MYSPGHIMASQTPTRAGSCAADDGSPQLSVPSSGELEEHESGPSTPARKKVVFSSENLRYNKKVLKQARERNRASSDRGSGRARSMSRSPRKQKQVALVEQGDAHEQFKNKLQPRGPSKSPAPVAFRTASYFGIRGGPTYARPEVGTGLHQHRQSPDNESHLSSTSATKKRNLEAPPETFLAPKRRLLPHFLRSPSPSPHVSHCQYKRIALENSEDELGQLDELGGPSPRPTRRLILPTSSPSWARKSPVHQSRSPQRQRPSTRTGSTAATDDGKQVARTSHDSNGHENGELPLLVSNARHVTPPSRAGVSRQEKAVSAWRLASPPKVNIKQVPEPEVVRVDSDNTNDQSGNGDARSEDDFRIQGETRRRFKRAKEAKTEQEVRGNQPRTVEETTIPVPTLPNGEFRQRDTCKSVHDKAAKPSETSPITMCGERHYSQWTGTWDGEARRIPGAGALFPEGYEPRINKPYPWICPIRDCQTVFPEAWALGGHFSASHRALLLNDNGDGTMSILGKRKLPDPGTGRMPALVISRQPLDPATAPPKAPPRQPGRRKTTEKRVPLSDVTPKRHKETPVPVPNPYNTPGRRSNNFLVVDLPARSNTSSRHFHVPDQHAKTPLHAKSIPTASSGLHSSKETRPTEAPKTRPSKGGFSGASGSDEAIFTLPTRKSLKGKGGVPVLSRAARAQVSQECLTKAGVGGTAQGLRESITSTRKSGRLSKSMSLTRPTQQAPERPAQAVSRSKHSAAKRSASTASKTSKSTPASVGARPQRSGRGALPLSSASSSSASSPSRGVVPPYTMSDWEIAPGRIRVGTGDKSENVAVSSTYLAHSSMSALPLTPTISFQLLTIQPGSSVHWRPSTAPGSVQQEEPRTRVCSVAQGIVKVKLCGQEFSLGPNGMFKVPAGENCELGSVCYGGAVVHITCVNEGEEY from the exons ATGTACAGTCCCGGCCACATCATGGCTTCTCAGACGCCTACGAGAGCCGGTAGTTGCGCCGCCGACGATGGCAGTCCACAACTCTCTGTTCCTTCTTCTGGGGAGCTGGAAGAACATGAGTCTGGTCCATCAACGCCAGCACGCAAGAAGGTTGTTTTTAGCAGCGAGAACCTGAGGTATAACAAAAAGGTCTTGAAGCAGGCCCGTGAGAGGAACAGGGCCAGCAGCGACAGAGGCAGCGGCCGTGCCCGGAGTATGAGCAGAAGCCCACGGAAGCAGAAACAAG TCGCCTTGGTAGAACAAGGCGACGCGCATGAACAGTTCAAAAACAAGCTGCAGCCTCGGGGCCCTTCCAAATCACCAGCTCCTGTTGCTTTTCGGACGGCATCTTATTTTGGGATCAGGGGTGGGCCAACCTATGCCAGACCAGAGGTAGGAACTGGTCttcaccagcaccggcaaAGCCCTGACAACGAATCTCATCTCTCCTCAACAAGCGCCACCAAGAAACGGAACCTCGAAGCCCCCCCTGAAACCTTCCTAGCTCCCAAACGAAGATTGCTTCCACATTTCTTGCggtctccatctccatctccgcaCGTATCGCATTGTCAATATAAGCGCATCGCCCTCGAAAACAGCGAAGACGAACTTGGTCAACTAGATGAGCTAGGTGGTCCGAGTCCAAGGCCAACCAGAAGACTCATTCTACCAACCTCTAGTCCTTCTTGGGCCAGAAAGTCACCAGTGCACCAATCCCGCTCTCCACAACGACAACGGCCCTCTACCAGAACCGGCTCAACAGCCGCGACAGATGACGGGAAACAAGTTGCTCGTACCTCACATGACTCCAACGGGCATGAAAATGGCGAGCTTCCCTTGTTGGTTTCGAACGCGAGACATGTCACGCCGCCGTCACGAGCTGGAGTTTCCCGACAGGAAAAGGCGGTCTCCGCGTGGCGGTTGGCGAGCCCACCCAAGGTCAACATTAAACAAGTGCCTGAGCCAGAAGTTGTCAGGGTAGACAGTGACAATACCAACGATCAAAGCGGCAATGGCGATGCAAGGTCAGAAGACGATTTTCGCATTCAAGGCGAAACACGGCGGCGGTTCAAAAGGGCCAAAGAGGCCAAGACCGAGCAGGAGGTTAGAGGTAATCAACCGCGGACAGTGGAAGAGACAACTATTCCTGTTCCCACTCTCCCGAATGGTGAGTTTCGACAACGGGATACCTGCAAGAGCGTCCATGACAAAGCTGCAAAGCCAAGCGAGACTAGCCCCATCACCATGTGTGGTGAGCGGCATTATTCTCAGTGGACGGGCACATGGGATGGCGAAGCACGCAGGATTCCCGGAGCCGGTGCCCTTTTCCCTGAGGGATACGAACCACGAATCAATAAACCATATCCATGGATTTGTCCAATTCGGGATTGTCAGACTGTGTTTCCGGAGGCCTGGGCTCTTGGGGGGCATTTCAGC GCAAGTCACCGGGCTCTTTTACTCAACGATAACGGCGATGGCACCATGTCCATTCTCGGGAAGCGAAAACTCCCTGATCCTGGGACAGGGAGAATGCCCGCGCTGGTGATCTCTCGCCAACCACTCGATCCAGCAACTGCCCCCCCAAAAgcacctcctcgacaaccgGGAAGGAGAAAGACGACGGAGAAAAGAGTTCCCCTGTCCGATGTGACCCCCAAAAGGCACAAAGAGACACCGGTGCCAGTCCCTAACCCCTACAACACGCCTGGACGACGGTCAAACAATTTTCTTGTCGTCGACCTGCCTGCCCGTAGCAACACGTCGTCCAGACATTTTCATGTCCCTGATCAACACGCAAAAACACCTTTACATGCCAAGAGCATACCCACCGCGAGCAGTGGCCTCCACTCTTCAAAAGAAACTAGGCCTACTGAAGCACCGAAAACCAGGCCAAGTAAAGGTGGCTTTTCAGGAGCTAGCGGCAGCGACGAAGCCATCTTCACTTTGCCCACCCGTAAATCCTTGAAAGGAAAAGGTGGCGTTCCGGTATTATCACGAGCAGCAAGGGCCCAAGTGTCACAAGAATGCCTGACAAAGGCTGGTGTTGGCGGCACTGCCCAAGGCCTAAGGGAGAGCATCACATCCACTAGAAAATCTGGGCGGTTGTCCAAGTCTATGTCATTGACACGCCCAACTCAGCAAGCTCCAGAACGTCCTGCCCAAGCCGTCTCTCGGTCCAAGCATTCGGCAGCGAAGCggtcagcatcaacagcCTCGAAGACCTCCAAATCAACTCCAGCCTCTGTTGGGGCAAGGCCGCAACGATCAGGAAGGGGTGCACTGCCATTGTCAtctgcctcttcttcttctgcctcttccccatcgcGGGGAGTTGTACCGCCTTACACAATGTCAGACTGGGAGATTGCCCCCGGCCGTATCCGGGTAGGGACGGGAGACAAATCCGAGA ATGTGGCGGTCTCCTCGACCTATCTCGCCCACTCTTCGATGTCTGCTCTTCCTCTGACCCCAACTATTTCCTTTCAGCTGCTCACCATCCAGCCGGGAAGCAGTGTCCACTGGCGGCCCTCTACGGCCCCAGGCAGTGTCCAACAGGAGGAGCCCAGGACAAGGGTTTGTTCGGTTGCCCAGGGTATCGTCAAAGTGAAGCTCTGTGGTCAGGAATTTTCATTGGGCCCGAATGGCATGTTCAAAGTGCCAGCGGGGGAAAACTGCGAGCTGGGCAGCGTGTGTTACGGGGGGGCGGTGGTTCATATCACTTGTGTAAATGAAGGGGAAGAGTACTAA
- the MRPL2 gene encoding 54S ribosomal protein L2 mitochondrial (BUSCO:EOG09264ZDZ; EggNog:ENOG503NYA4; COG:J): MSFVQLQRPLQRGAAASLRGTTTTTTVAGLEERFTRLRITLQQTNAALQGTRYASVKSQGAYRIPNKKTIAKKMGAKKTGDQYVIPGNIIYKQRGTIWHPGENTILGRDHTIHAAVAGYVKYYRDPTRHPTRQYIGVTFNREDKLPYPPGAPRRRKLGLVAVPRKTEEAPATPDALSPSGIPLAVTRLPQIEMPEETAPESVEAAVREPKKTPLEDGNSIISALIKDKLHKRRLQQAAAEKEKERLKKEAEIRMNTRVLRLQDDYSYRESNWEIGRLVGDVGTIPGSEKMDSRRAKFRLRRRKRMCSFNAIKKRKAAKAQLREEYKARVRANREKRIAERRAFAAKVKAGAAAKGGDASGKVEA, encoded by the exons ATGAGCTTCGTACAGCTGCAGCGGCCCCTTCAGAGGGGGGCTGCTGCCTCTTTGcgtggcaccaccaccacgactaCTGTCGCCGGTCTCGAAGAGCGATTCACAAGGCTAAGGATCACGCTGCAACAGACCAATGCCGCCCTCCAGGGAACACGTTATGCCTCGGTCAAGTCGCAGGGTGCCTACAGGATCCCTAATAAAAAGACAATAGCCAAGAAGATGGGCGCCAAAAAGACTGGTG ATCAATATGTCATTCCCGGCAACATCATCTACAAGCAGCGTGGTACAATATGGCACCCAGGCGAGAACACAATCCTCGGAAGAGACCACACCATCCACGCCGCTGTTGCTGGCTACGTCAAGTACTACCGCGATCCCACCCGTCACCCAACACGCCAGTACATTGGCGTCACCTTCAACCGTGAAGACAAGCTCCCCTATCCCCCGGGCGCCCCCCGCCGGAGGAAACTCGGGTTGGTGGCTGTCCCCCGCAAGACCGAAGAGGCCCCAGCCACCCCCGATGCTCTCTCGCCCAGCGGCATTCCCCTAGCAGTTACTCGTCTTCCGCAAATAGAGATGCCAGAGGAGACGGCTCCAGAATCGGTCGAGGCCGCCGTCAGAGAGCCCAAAAAGACACCCCTCGAGGATGGCAACTCGATCATCTCCGCTCTTATCAAGGACAAGCTTCACAAGAGACGGTTGCAAcaagccgccgccgagaaggaaaaggagcgcctgaagaaggaggccgagatcCGCATGAACACGCGTGTGTTGAGACTGCAGGACGACTACAGTTATCGTGAGAGCAACTGGGAGATTGGTCGCCTGGTGGGTGACGTGGGAACCATCCCAGGATCGGAAAAGATGGATTCCCGAAGGGCCAAGTTCCGCCTGCGTCGCAGAAAGAGAATGTGCAGCTTcaacgccatcaagaagcgcaaggctgccaaggctCAGCTCAGGGAGGAATACAAGGCTCGTGTGCGGGCAAACCGTGAGAAGAGGATTGCCGAGAGACGCGCGTTTGCcgccaaggtcaaggctggtgctgctgcgaAGGGAGGAGACGCTTCCGGAAAGGTTGAGGCGTGA
- the LCL2 gene encoding Long chronological lifespan protein 2 (COG:O; EggNog:ENOG503P575), which produces MRSLSLVLLALATMLTPISAQFGFFDQMFGGGGGGEQEQHHGHGHGGHQRQQQNAPSDGAGYRAQYARLHCDNYLCPDTLACVHFPHHCPCPWPAHEEKVELAEGQRICVSHGGFKAGEAARKVELARKGLL; this is translated from the exons ATGCGATCCCTTAGTTTGGTTCTGCTCGCCCTCGCGACCATGCTCACTCCCATTTCGGCGCAGTTTGGCTTCTTTGACCAAATGtttggcggcgggggtggcggCGAACAGGAGCAACATCACGGTCACGGTCACGGCGGGCACCAGCGACAACAGCAGAATGCGCCGAGCGATGGGGCAGGATATCGCGCCCAGTATGCCCGTCTTCATTGTGACAACTACCTCTGTCCCGATACGCTTG CCTGTGTACACTTCCCCCACCactgcccttgcccttggcctGCGCACGAAGAAAAGGTTGAACTGGCTGAGGGTCAAAGGATATGTGTGTCCCACGGAGGCTTCAAGGCCGGagaggcggcgaggaaggtCGAGTTAGCCCGCAAGGGGCTGCTCTGA